One genomic segment of Rivularia sp. PCC 7116 includes these proteins:
- a CDS encoding type II toxin-antitoxin system HicB family antitoxin, translating into MSRYSMIIQWSDEDQLFLVTIPEFSDRVIMPCTHGKTREDAIRSGEEVIEMYLEAWQAEGESIPEPSTLQIA; encoded by the coding sequence ATGAGTAGATACAGTATGATTATCCAATGGTCGGATGAAGACCAACTTTTTTTAGTGACTATCCCAGAGTTTAGCGATCGCGTTATCATGCCTTGTACTCATGGTAAAACTCGTGAAGATGCGATTCGTAGTGGTGAGGAAGTGATTGAGATGTATTTGGAAGCTTGGCAAGCTGAAGGTGAATCTATCCCCGAACCTAGCACGCTGCAAATTGCTTGA
- a CDS encoding aldehyde dehydrogenase, with protein sequence MFAQIIHKQRVFFKTGQTKDISFRIQQLKILKQAIVDNEAAILDALKSDVNKPLVESYIAEIVLVVKEIEYAIKNIKNWTKPKKKNAPWQFIPASATVYPQPLGVVLIIGAWNFPFQLTIAPLIGAIAAGNCAILKPSEIANHTSNLIAEIVNKYFDSSYLATIEGGVETSKQLLAEKFDHIFFTGGTSVGKIIMEMAAKNLTPVTLELGGKSPCIVDNDIDIEIAARRITWGKFLNAGQACLAPDYLLVHKKIKKNLLSEIQKCLQEFYGENPAKSPDYARIINQKQFDRLVNYLKDLTDLNSRKIIIGGETISNEFYIAPTLIDEVSWEDAIMQEEIFGPILPVIEFTNYQEAIDIVNCHPKPLALYLFSRNKSLQKQVVEETSFGGGCINHTMIHYAAPSLPFGGIGNSGIGSYHGKVSFNTFSHYKSILKKPFILDVKLLYPPYKNKLSLIKRIFG encoded by the coding sequence ATGTTTGCCCAAATAATCCACAAGCAACGCGTTTTTTTTAAAACTGGTCAAACTAAAGATATTTCTTTTCGTATTCAACAGTTAAAAATTCTCAAGCAAGCAATAGTTGATAACGAAGCAGCAATATTAGATGCATTAAAATCTGATGTAAACAAACCGTTAGTAGAGAGTTATATTGCAGAAATTGTACTTGTTGTCAAAGAAATCGAATATGCTATTAAAAATATAAAAAATTGGACTAAACCCAAGAAGAAAAACGCTCCTTGGCAATTTATTCCTGCTTCAGCAACTGTTTATCCACAGCCTTTAGGTGTAGTTTTAATTATTGGTGCTTGGAATTTTCCGTTCCAATTAACTATTGCTCCTTTAATAGGTGCTATTGCTGCTGGAAATTGTGCCATTCTCAAACCTTCAGAAATTGCTAATCATACCTCTAATCTAATTGCTGAAATTGTTAACAAATATTTTGATAGTTCGTATTTAGCTACCATAGAAGGAGGAGTCGAAACTTCTAAGCAGTTATTAGCAGAAAAGTTTGACCATATATTTTTTACTGGTGGAACCTCTGTCGGAAAAATTATTATGGAAATGGCTGCTAAAAACCTCACACCCGTTACCTTAGAACTTGGTGGAAAGTCTCCTTGCATTGTAGACAACGACATCGATATTGAAATCGCAGCTAGACGTATTACTTGGGGAAAGTTTTTGAATGCAGGACAAGCTTGTCTTGCACCAGATTATCTTTTAGTTCACAAAAAAATTAAAAAGAATTTATTAAGTGAAATTCAAAAGTGTCTTCAAGAATTTTACGGTGAAAATCCTGCGAAAAGTCCCGATTATGCTCGGATTATCAATCAAAAGCAATTTGATAGATTGGTAAATTATCTAAAAGATTTAACAGATTTAAATAGCAGAAAAATCATTATTGGTGGGGAAACTATTTCCAACGAGTTTTATATTGCTCCTACTCTTATTGATGAGGTTTCTTGGGAAGATGCAATAATGCAGGAAGAAATTTTCGGTCCAATCTTACCAGTAATTGAATTTACGAACTATCAAGAAGCCATTGATATCGTTAATTGTCATCCGAAGCCCTTAGCCTTGTATTTATTTTCTCGAAATAAAAGCCTGCAAAAACAAGTAGTCGAAGAAACTTCCTTTGGTGGAGGTTGTATCAACCATACAATGATTCATTATGCCGCGCCTTCTTTACCATTTGGTGGCATTGGAAATAGTGGAATCGGTAGCTATCATGGAAAAGTTAGTTTTAATACTTTTTCCCACTACAAAAGCATACTCAAAAAGCCCTTTATTCTAGATGTGAAATTATTGTATCCACCTTATAAAAATAAATTATCCTTAATCAAGCGAATTTTTGGATAA
- the rpmF gene encoding 50S ribosomal protein L32 yields MAVPKKKTSKSKRDKRRATWRHKASVEAEKALSLGKSILTGRSTFVYPSGEEEEEDEE; encoded by the coding sequence ATGGCTGTTCCAAAGAAGAAAACATCGAAATCCAAGCGCGATAAGCGTCGAGCAACCTGGAGACACAAGGCGAGTGTTGAAGCAGAGAAAGCTCTTTCCCTTGGTAAATCAATTTTGACCGGACGCTCTACATTTGTTTATCCATCTGGAGAAGAGGAAGAAGAAGACGAAGAGTAA
- a CDS encoding sulfite oxidase-like oxidoreductase, producing the protein MLGKFFQKPTSEHSDRVPPGQHLAKGFPVLTYGATPQVSREEWEFSVWGLVKPRKWNWSDFMELPHNEFTADFHCVTRWSKLDVKWTGIKVTDFMKVIEVDPKATHIMEHCYGGYTTNIAIEDFVREENFFAFKLFDEALNAEHGGPMRSVVPHLYAWKSAKWINGLEFLDREELGFWERNGYHRRGEPFAEQRYSGF; encoded by the coding sequence ATGCTGGGAAAGTTTTTTCAAAAGCCGACTTCTGAACATAGCGATAGGGTTCCTCCCGGACAGCATTTAGCTAAAGGGTTTCCCGTGCTTACTTACGGTGCAACTCCCCAAGTTAGTAGGGAAGAATGGGAATTTAGCGTATGGGGATTGGTAAAACCCAGAAAATGGAATTGGTCGGATTTTATGGAGCTACCACATAACGAATTCACAGCAGACTTTCACTGTGTAACCCGCTGGTCTAAACTTGATGTTAAATGGACTGGAATTAAGGTCACGGATTTCATGAAAGTGATTGAGGTAGATCCTAAAGCAACTCACATCATGGAACATTGCTACGGTGGCTATACTACCAATATTGCAATAGAAGATTTTGTTAGAGAAGAAAACTTTTTTGCTTTTAAGTTATTCGACGAAGCTTTAAATGCCGAACATGGTGGTCCCATGCGCTCGGTAGTTCCCCATCTTTATGCTTGGAAAAGTGCTAAATGGATAAATGGTTTAGAATTTTTAGATCGTGAAGAATTAGGCTTCTGGGAACGTAACGGCTATCATCGGCGCGGCGAACCTTTTGCGGAACAACGGTATAGTGGGTTTTAG
- a CDS encoding hybrid sensor histidine kinase/response regulator: protein MNSDNSTSDKILVVDDSPDNVFLIKTILEEEGYEVSTAENGSSALNKIAESTFDLILLDLMMPGMDGYEVTKDIRGNAELPFIPILLITAHDSPNVAHGLDLGADDFIRKPVTVDELLARVRSLLRLKHSIDERDEIARQREDFVSRLTHDLRTPLVAEERMMILFLEGALGELSPSMNEALTIMARSNSNLLAMVNTLLEVYRFEAGRKTLAFLPVDIRQLLEEVASELTPLAEEKGLVIKADVLQTENANKIMGDRLELHRLFTNLAGNAIKFTDNGSVRMHLDADSSDCDAVTIKIVDTGQGISPEQQATLFERFRPGSHKRSGSGLGLYLSRRIVEAHQGNIEVNSELGKGSVFTVTLPVKQ from the coding sequence ATGAATTCTGACAATTCCACATCTGACAAAATCTTAGTTGTTGATGATTCTCCTGATAATGTCTTTTTAATCAAAACCATTCTGGAGGAAGAAGGTTATGAAGTTAGTACGGCAGAAAATGGTTCTTCTGCATTAAATAAAATTGCCGAATCAACCTTTGACTTAATATTGCTAGATTTAATGATGCCGGGAATGGATGGTTATGAAGTAACCAAGGATATCCGAGGAAATGCGGAGCTACCTTTCATTCCAATTTTGTTAATTACCGCTCATGATTCGCCTAATGTAGCTCATGGATTGGACTTGGGTGCTGACGATTTCATCCGCAAACCTGTAACTGTAGACGAGTTACTTGCACGAGTGCGTTCGCTTTTAAGACTTAAGCACAGTATCGACGAACGAGACGAAATTGCTCGTCAGCGGGAAGACTTTGTTTCTCGTCTTACCCACGATTTACGTACTCCTTTGGTAGCAGAGGAACGAATGATGATATTATTCCTCGAAGGCGCTTTGGGAGAACTATCTCCCTCAATGAATGAAGCGCTTACGATCATGGCTCGTTCCAACAGTAATTTATTGGCGATGGTAAATACTTTATTGGAAGTTTACCGTTTTGAAGCTGGACGTAAAACCCTAGCTTTCTTACCAGTCGATATTCGTCAACTACTTGAGGAAGTAGCGAGTGAATTAACTCCTTTAGCAGAAGAAAAAGGGCTGGTAATCAAAGCGGATGTATTACAAACTGAAAACGCAAATAAGATAATGGGCGATCGCCTGGAGTTGCATCGCTTATTTACCAATTTAGCGGGCAATGCTATCAAATTTACCGATAATGGCTCGGTTAGGATGCATTTGGACGCTGATTCGAGCGATTGCGATGCTGTAACGATAAAAATCGTTGATACCGGGCAAGGTATTTCCCCCGAGCAACAAGCCACTTTATTTGAAAGATTTCGTCCCGGAAGTCACAAACGTTCCGGTAGCGGTTTAGGCTTGTACCTTTCCCGGCGTATTGTGGAAGCTCATCAAGGTAATATTGAAGTTAATTCCGAGCTTGGTAAAGGTAGTGTTTTTACAGTTACCCTGCCTGTGAAACAATAA
- a CDS encoding Mo-dependent nitrogenase C-terminal domain-containing protein yields MKVFDNTTKNIFLASWVSIDREQESEANETQQQNPNAKPKWDIFKPLRVWVNNIQVSDRQFAHRICKLIPAQCPFERDVKLFGRTLFHIPPMCKLNPLYEEVVGLRFRGLCYLADECGEDISQYC; encoded by the coding sequence ATGAAGGTATTCGATAATACCACAAAAAACATATTTTTGGCAAGCTGGGTATCAATTGATCGAGAGCAGGAAAGTGAAGCCAACGAAACTCAGCAGCAGAATCCAAATGCTAAACCTAAGTGGGATATTTTCAAACCCTTGAGGGTTTGGGTAAATAATATCCAGGTGAGCGATCGCCAATTCGCTCATCGTATTTGTAAGTTGATTCCGGCTCAATGTCCGTTTGAACGAGATGTGAAGTTATTTGGTAGAACTTTGTTCCACATTCCTCCAATGTGCAAGCTCAACCCCCTGTATGAAGAAGTAGTTGGATTGCGTTTTAGAGGATTGTGTTATTTAGCTGATGAATGTGGCGAGGACATTTCGCAGTATTGCTAA
- the ureC gene encoding urease subunit alpha: protein MSYRMSRRAYAETFGPTVGDKVRLADTELFIEVEQDFTTYGDEVKFGGGKVIRDGMGQSPISNADGAVDTVITNALILDWWGIVKADIGIKDGKIFKIGKAGNPYIQDNVDIIIGPGTEAIAGEGMILTAGGIDSHIHFICPQQIEVAIASGITTMLGGGTGPATGTNATTCTPGAWNIHRMLQAADAFPMNLGFMGKGNSSQPQELAEQVQAGAMGLKLHEDWGTTPAAIDTCLSVADEYDVQVAIHTDTLNEAGFVENTIAAFKNRVIHTYHTEGAGGGHAPDIIKVCGEANVLPSSTNPTRPYTVNTLDEHLDMLMVCHHLDPNIAEDVAFAESRIRRETIAAEDILHDLGAFSMIASDSQAMGRVGEVIIRTWQTAHKMKVQRGKLNSGEEREDNFRAKRYIAKYTINPAITHGIAQYVGSVEEGKIADLCLWKPAFFGVKPEIVIKGGFIAYSQMGDANASIPTPQPVHMQPMFGSFANARHATSFTFVSQAALETEIPSQLGLKKQVLAVSGTRELSKQDMKLNDFLPNIEVDSETYEVRADGELLTCEPATVVPMAQRYFLF, encoded by the coding sequence ATGTCTTACCGAATGTCCCGTCGTGCTTACGCTGAAACTTTTGGTCCTACCGTTGGCGATAAAGTCCGTCTTGCCGACACGGAATTATTCATCGAAGTCGAACAAGATTTTACTACCTACGGTGATGAAGTCAAGTTTGGTGGTGGTAAAGTTATTCGCGATGGCATGGGACAGTCACCGATTTCCAATGCGGATGGTGCGGTGGATACGGTCATAACTAATGCTTTGATTCTCGATTGGTGGGGTATTGTTAAAGCCGATATTGGCATTAAGGATGGAAAAATATTCAAAATTGGCAAAGCCGGAAATCCTTACATTCAGGACAACGTAGACATAATTATCGGCCCCGGTACCGAGGCGATCGCCGGTGAAGGGATGATACTGACTGCGGGTGGTATCGACAGCCACATCCACTTCATTTGTCCGCAGCAAATTGAGGTTGCTATTGCTTCAGGTATAACCACAATGTTAGGTGGTGGTACTGGCCCCGCTACCGGTACAAATGCTACTACCTGTACGCCGGGAGCTTGGAATATTCACCGAATGCTGCAAGCTGCCGATGCTTTCCCAATGAATTTAGGTTTTATGGGTAAAGGTAACAGCAGTCAACCCCAAGAACTTGCCGAACAAGTACAAGCAGGAGCTATGGGATTGAAGCTACACGAAGATTGGGGAACCACTCCCGCAGCCATTGACACCTGTTTGAGCGTTGCCGATGAATATGACGTACAGGTAGCTATTCATACCGACACTCTTAACGAAGCTGGATTTGTCGAAAATACTATTGCTGCTTTCAAAAATCGCGTAATTCACACCTACCATACTGAAGGCGCAGGAGGAGGGCACGCACCGGATATTATCAAAGTATGTGGAGAAGCGAATGTTTTACCGTCTTCTACAAATCCGACTCGCCCTTATACTGTAAATACCTTAGACGAACACTTGGATATGTTGATGGTGTGTCATCACCTTGACCCTAATATAGCTGAGGATGTAGCCTTTGCAGAATCGCGGATTCGTCGGGAAACCATTGCCGCAGAAGATATTTTGCACGATTTGGGTGCTTTTAGTATGATTGCTTCCGATTCTCAAGCAATGGGAAGAGTTGGAGAAGTGATAATTCGTACCTGGCAAACGGCACATAAAATGAAAGTGCAGCGAGGAAAACTCAACTCTGGTGAAGAAAGAGAAGATAATTTCCGAGCCAAAAGGTACATTGCCAAGTATACAATTAATCCAGCAATAACTCACGGTATTGCTCAATATGTAGGTTCGGTAGAGGAAGGGAAAATCGCCGATTTGTGCTTGTGGAAACCAGCATTTTTTGGAGTTAAACCGGAGATAGTAATTAAAGGTGGATTTATCGCTTATTCTCAAATGGGAGATGCTAATGCAAGTATTCCAACACCGCAACCAGTGCATATGCAGCCGATGTTTGGTAGTTTTGCAAATGCACGTCATGCTACTTCATTTACCTTTGTGTCTCAAGCAGCTTTGGAAACAGAAATACCTTCGCAGTTGGGTTTAAAAAAGCAAGTTTTGGCAGTTTCCGGTACTAGAGAATTAAGCAAGCAAGATATGAAGCTAAATGATTTTTTACCGAATATAGAAGTTGATTCGGAAACCTATGAAGTTCGAGCAGACGGTGAATTACTTACTTGCGAACCTGCAACTGTGGTGCCGATGGCTCAAAGGTATTTTTTGTTTTAA
- a CDS encoding ribonuclease J translates to MAKKEVTSAFKIIPLGGLHEIGKNTCIFEYEDEIILLDAGLAFPTDQMHGVNIVLPDMTYVRENRHKIKGMVVTHGHEDHIGGIAFHLKQFDIPVIHGPRLAMAMLERKLEEAGVRDRTELKTVRPRDMVRIGKNFLVEYIRNTHSICDSFTVAIHTPLGVVIHSGDFKVDHTPVDGEHFDLQRLAEHGEKGVLCLMSDSTNAEVPGFTPSERSVYPNLEKIVMQAEGRLFITTFASSVHRINMILQLAQKHGRSVSVVGRSMLNLIAHARNLGYIKCEDKLFQPLHVARSLPDDKVLILTTGSQGETMAAMTRIARGEHPHIKIREGDTVAFSANPIPGNTIAVVGVIDKLMQQGAKVIYGRSHGIHVSGHGCQEDHKLMLALTKPKFFLPVHGEHRMLVKHSQTAQSMGIPAENMVIIENGNIVELTENSISVAGTVPSGLELVDTSGSGMVSDKVLLERQRMAEEGIVTVAAAVDWAGKMLAKPEIHLRGVVTSMEKSMVQKWVQQRFEEILELRWEEFGQPLNGKKPDIDWGGLQEAIERDLARNLRRELRCQPTVTLLMQIPDEPPAKVSDGRRRRTRTAAQQVAS, encoded by the coding sequence ATGGCTAAGAAAGAAGTAACCTCTGCCTTCAAAATTATTCCATTGGGCGGACTGCATGAAATTGGAAAAAATACTTGTATTTTTGAGTATGAAGACGAAATTATCTTATTAGATGCTGGTTTGGCTTTTCCTACCGATCAAATGCATGGAGTCAACATTGTCTTACCAGACATGACTTACGTGAGAGAAAATCGTCATAAAATCAAGGGTATGGTAGTTACCCACGGGCATGAAGACCATATTGGCGGTATTGCATTTCACCTCAAACAGTTTGACATTCCTGTAATTCATGGTCCTAGGCTAGCTATGGCAATGTTGGAACGTAAGTTAGAGGAAGCTGGAGTTCGCGATCGCACTGAATTAAAAACCGTAAGACCCCGCGATATGGTGCGGATTGGTAAGAATTTTCTGGTAGAGTATATCCGCAATACACATAGTATTTGTGATAGTTTTACAGTTGCGATACATACGCCATTAGGTGTAGTGATTCATTCGGGAGATTTTAAAGTCGATCATACTCCAGTAGATGGCGAACATTTTGATTTGCAAAGATTAGCCGAGCATGGTGAGAAGGGCGTACTTTGCCTAATGAGCGATTCTACTAATGCAGAAGTACCTGGTTTTACTCCTTCAGAACGTTCTGTGTATCCCAATTTAGAAAAAATAGTAATGCAAGCTGAAGGCAGACTTTTCATTACTACTTTTGCTTCTTCGGTACATCGCATCAACATGATTTTGCAGCTAGCTCAAAAACATGGTAGATCGGTATCGGTTGTTGGGCGTTCGATGTTGAATTTGATTGCCCACGCTCGCAACCTTGGCTATATTAAATGCGAAGATAAGCTATTTCAACCTTTGCACGTTGCTCGTAGTTTGCCAGATGACAAGGTATTGATTTTAACTACTGGTTCTCAAGGCGAAACAATGGCGGCGATGACCCGTATTGCAAGGGGAGAACATCCTCATATCAAGATAAGAGAAGGCGATACTGTGGCGTTCTCCGCTAATCCTATACCTGGAAATACCATTGCAGTGGTTGGAGTTATTGACAAATTAATGCAGCAAGGCGCAAAGGTTATTTACGGTCGCTCTCATGGAATTCACGTTTCCGGACATGGCTGTCAGGAAGACCACAAGTTGATGCTTGCCTTGACAAAACCTAAATTCTTCTTACCCGTTCATGGCGAACATAGAATGCTAGTCAAACATTCTCAGACAGCCCAAAGTATGGGTATTCCTGCCGAAAATATGGTGATTATAGAGAATGGTAACATTGTCGAGTTGACCGAAAATTCGATTAGTGTTGCGGGTACAGTACCGTCTGGCTTGGAATTAGTCGATACCTCCGGTTCTGGTATGGTTAGCGACAAAGTTTTGCTAGAGCGCCAACGCATGGCAGAAGAAGGTATCGTTACCGTTGCAGCAGCAGTAGATTGGGCTGGCAAGATGTTAGCCAAACCGGAGATTCATTTGCGGGGTGTAGTTACGAGTATGGAAAAATCGATGGTGCAAAAATGGGTGCAGCAGCGATTTGAGGAAATACTTGAATTACGTTGGGAAGAATTTGGTCAGCCTTTGAATGGTAAAAAGCCAGATATAGATTGGGGTGGTTTACAAGAAGCGATAGAACGGGATTTAGCGCGTAATTTGCGTCGCGAGCTGCGATGTCAACCTACAGTCACTTTATTAATGCAGATTCCTGACGAACCACCTGCGAAAGTTTCTGATGGTAGAAGAAGACGCACTCGTACTGCTGCTCAACAAGTTGCGTCGTAG
- a CDS encoding HIT family protein — MKKQKNNFSHLTAIERTNLSYPARLLLKQELIKGKILDFGCGFGNDVKVLQEKGFDITGYDPYYFPNYPQNKFDTIICFYVLNVLFPEEQANALMEISHLLKPGGKAYFAVRRDIKREGFREHYVHKKPTYQCNVKLPFNSIYLNENCEIYEYTHYNHHTHSSENCIFCNPRKTLTLLTESATAYAMLDGYPLSKGHTLIIPKRHVSNYFELPFKEQSACWLMANKVQEIIDKEFAPDGFNVGININRDAGQNVMHAGIHVIPRYKGDVEGSRGGIRGVIPKRRGARR, encoded by the coding sequence ATGAAAAAACAAAAAAATAATTTTAGTCACCTTACAGCAATAGAAAGGACTAACTTATCATATCCAGCAAGATTATTATTAAAACAAGAATTAATTAAAGGCAAAATTTTAGACTTTGGCTGTGGTTTTGGTAACGATGTCAAAGTATTGCAAGAAAAAGGATTCGATATTACAGGATATGACCCATATTATTTCCCCAATTATCCACAAAATAAATTCGATACAATCATTTGTTTTTATGTTTTAAATGTTTTATTTCCAGAAGAACAAGCCAATGCCTTAATGGAAATATCGCATTTATTAAAACCAGGAGGTAAAGCTTACTTTGCCGTTAGAAGAGATATAAAAAGAGAAGGATTTCGAGAGCATTACGTTCATAAAAAACCTACATATCAATGTAACGTCAAACTTCCTTTTAATTCAATTTATTTAAACGAAAACTGCGAAATATACGAATATACTCATTACAATCACCACACACATTCATCCGAAAACTGCATATTCTGTAATCCTCGTAAAACCTTAACTTTATTAACAGAATCAGCAACAGCATATGCAATGCTCGACGGTTATCCCTTAAGTAAAGGGCATACATTAATAATTCCCAAACGTCACGTTAGCAACTATTTTGAACTACCATTTAAAGAACAATCAGCTTGCTGGTTAATGGCTAATAAAGTGCAAGAAATCATCGATAAAGAATTTGCACCAGACGGTTTTAATGTCGGAATAAATATTAATCGAGATGCAGGACAAAACGTTATGCACGCCGGAATTCATGTTATTCCTCGTTACAAAGGAGATGTTGAAGGGAGTAGAGGGGGAATACGAGGAGTGATTCCTAAACGCAGAGGGGCGCGGAGGTAA
- a CDS encoding caspase family protein — MAKLWAIAIGINQYQYFQALSYGSADAEALRNFLVEQMGFPEEQCLLMTDSSAPIGDKSTLPTKNNILQLLEDLAANSWQPQDKLWFFFSGYGVNHEAQDYLMPIEGDSKRVKETAIEMRQLMQTLQVCGLEVLLLLDFNRAFGTKADSSIGEETIELAQELQVSTILSCKPEQFSHESSELGHSFFTATLLEALRYGNTNNLTDLESYLSIRTPELCQHHWRPTQNPVAFITSPQRLLFDKEFREEVKIDTLEPLSILASREAFTAREAPKLEEKAVENSAKNTSSPVAEVATKSSPLPASLEVETKPAKISSLPKTSATSSSETQNSEEEAENQDNQENQNKSNKSLLFGCAGSLIIGGLLLVAFVYHQSRSQTKITIVKPLPSNVAGVETQPPSKLQANNSNSQEKIQAMLELEKMSLNPNQASDLSKAIANAKNIKQGEADYNLARQNIKVWSGMILDLARSRAENQQYPNAITTAKLIGKEDPNFLVAQKSIKQWQIESKQYFSNKTLLEAAQNLIKPSQASTYTKAIDVAKKVPSSQPGYDAAQESINQWSQQILQIAKNRAEKKQYSSAIATATLAPEGTVAYAEAQELIKKWQQLQSN, encoded by the coding sequence ATGGCAAAACTATGGGCGATTGCTATTGGCATCAATCAGTATCAGTATTTTCAAGCTTTGAGCTATGGAAGTGCTGATGCAGAAGCTTTGAGAAATTTTTTAGTAGAACAGATGGGTTTCCCTGAAGAACAGTGTTTGTTAATGACAGATTCTTCAGCACCTATAGGGGATAAATCGACTTTACCCACAAAGAATAATATCCTTCAGTTACTGGAAGATTTAGCTGCAAATTCATGGCAACCGCAAGATAAACTATGGTTTTTCTTCAGCGGTTACGGCGTTAACCATGAAGCACAAGATTACTTAATGCCTATTGAAGGCGATTCTAAACGGGTTAAAGAAACTGCTATCGAAATGCGCCAATTAATGCAAACTCTACAGGTTTGTGGGTTGGAAGTTTTACTATTACTAGATTTCAACCGCGCTTTTGGCACCAAGGCAGATTCTTCTATCGGGGAAGAAACAATCGAATTAGCTCAAGAGTTACAAGTCTCCACAATACTTTCTTGTAAACCAGAGCAGTTTTCCCATGAAAGTAGCGAGTTAGGGCACAGTTTTTTTACAGCCACATTACTGGAGGCTTTGCGTTATGGTAACACCAATAATCTCACCGATTTAGAAAGCTATTTAAGCATTCGTACTCCCGAACTATGTCAGCATCATTGGCGACCAACTCAAAATCCTGTCGCTTTTATAACATCGCCGCAACGTCTTTTATTTGATAAAGAATTTAGAGAAGAAGTCAAAATAGATACTCTAGAACCACTGAGTATTCTTGCATCAAGGGAAGCTTTTACAGCACGAGAGGCACCAAAGCTTGAAGAGAAAGCAGTCGAAAATTCAGCTAAAAATACTTCTTCCCCAGTTGCAGAAGTAGCTACCAAAAGCTCTCCTCTTCCTGCTTCCCTAGAAGTTGAAACAAAACCAGCAAAAATTTCTTCTCTTCCTAAAACTTCTGCGACTTCTAGTAGCGAAACTCAAAATTCCGAAGAAGAAGCCGAAAATCAAGATAATCAAGAGAACCAAAATAAATCGAACAAATCGCTGCTATTTGGATGTGCGGGAAGTTTAATAATTGGTGGATTACTTTTAGTGGCTTTTGTATACCATCAATCTCGCTCTCAAACCAAAATCACTATTGTCAAACCTTTACCCAGTAATGTTGCAGGTGTAGAAACACAGCCGCCTAGCAAGCTTCAAGCTAATAATTCCAATTCGCAAGAAAAAATTCAAGCAATGTTGGAATTAGAAAAAATGTCTCTTAATCCCAATCAAGCTAGTGATTTAAGCAAAGCTATTGCAAATGCCAAAAATATTAAACAAGGTGAAGCGGATTACAACCTAGCTAGACAAAATATCAAAGTTTGGAGCGGGATGATTTTGGATTTAGCAAGAAGTCGTGCCGAAAATCAGCAATATCCTAACGCAATAACTACCGCTAAGCTTATCGGTAAAGAAGATCCAAATTTTCTAGTAGCTCAAAAATCTATAAAACAGTGGCAAATTGAGTCCAAACAATATTTTAGTAATAAGACTCTCCTAGAAGCAGCCCAAAATCTAATCAAACCTTCACAAGCATCTACCTATACCAAGGCTATTGATGTTGCTAAAAAAGTACCATCTTCTCAACCGGGCTATGATGCGGCTCAAGAATCCATTAATCAGTGGAGTCAACAAATCTTACAAATTGCTAAAAATCGCGCCGAGAAAAAACAATATTCTTCGGCAATTGCAACTGCAACTTTGGCTCCAGAAGGTACTGTTGCTTATGCCGAAGCTCAAGAATTAATCAAAAAGTGGCAGCAATTACAGAGCAACTAA